The following coding sequences are from one Ammospiza nelsoni isolate bAmmNel1 chromosome 5, bAmmNel1.pri, whole genome shotgun sequence window:
- the EMP1 gene encoding epithelial membrane protein 1: protein MLVLLAGIFVVHIATVIMLFVSTIANVWMVGSSNYATISKGLWLLCNRTCTELPVSSQDEASLKAVQAFMILSIIFSVVALVLFIVQLFTLEKGKRFYMTGAVMLVCWMCILIAVSIYTARFTSTVAFATNPHHGYCFILAWICFCFSFIIGILYLVLRKK, encoded by the exons AtgttggtgctgctggctggtaTCTTTGTGGTCCACATCGCCACTGTCATCATGCTCTTTGTCTCCACCATTGCCAAC GTTTGGATGGTGGGTTCTTCTAACTATGCAACGATCTCGAAAGGACTGTGGCTGCTGTGCAACAGGACCTGCACTGAGCTGCCAGTCAGCAGTCAGGATGAGG CTTCCCTCAAAGCCGTGCAAGCCTTTATGATCCTCTCGATCATTTTCTCCGTTGTGGCGCTTGTCCTGTTCATTGTCCAGCTGTTCACCCTGGAAAAAGGCAAACGTTTCTACATGACCGGAGCCGTCATGCTGGTTTGCT GGATGTGCATTCTGATTGCAGTCTCCATTTACACAGCTCGGTTCACAAGCACAGTGGCGTTCGCCACAAATCCTCACCATGGCTACTGCTTCATATTGGCCTGGATCTGCTTCTGCTTCAGTTTCATCATCGGCATCCTCTACCTTgttcttaggaaaaaataa